AAATGAAGTTTCACTTAAGGTAAAACGCTTTTTTAAGAACAATATCCGAAAAGAAAAAAACGAATGAATGTTCGACTTTTTGCTTGGCAAAATAGAAAAAAGAGTATATAGTAAAGATAGGTTTTGAGACAGGATACAAAGATTTGTCTCGAAGATATTTGCTAACGTAAGAGCATCATTAATCGGACAGCCGATTATTTGAATATAGAGGAGGAAATTGAGTGAGTGATCGTCAAGCGGCTTTAGACATGGCTTTAAAACAAATTGAAAAGCAATTTGGTAAAGGTTCCATCATGAAACTTGGAGAACAGTCAGATCGTAGGATTTCAACGATTTCAAGTGGTTCATTGGCATTGGATGTAGCATTGGGAGTTGGCGGGTATCCAAGGGGACGGGTCATTGAGATATATGGACCTGAAAGCTCAGGTAAAACGACCGTTGCATTGCATGCCATTGCAGAAGTGCAAAAAACTGGCGGTACTGCAGCATTCATTGACGCCGAGCATGCTTTAGATCCTGCATATTCTCAAAAACTAGGTGTGAATATTGATGAATTGCTTCTTTCACAGCCCGATACAGGTGAACAAGCCTTGGAAATCGCTGAAGCGCTAGTTCGCAGTGGAGCGGTTGACATCATTGTCATTGACTCGGTTGCAGCTCTTGTTCCTAAAGCTGAAATCGAAGGAGAAATGGGAGATTCCCATATGGGTCTGCAAGCCCGGATGATGTCCCAGGCTCTAAGGAAGCTATCTGGTGCCATTAATAAATCAAATACCATCGCCATTTTCATTAACCAAGTTCGTGAAAAAATCGGTGTAATGTTCGGGAATCCGGAAACGACTCCAGGAGGCCGGGCATTGAAGTTCTATTCGACTGTGCGTCTGGAAGTGCGTCGTGCGGAACAATTAAAACAAGGCAATGAAATCGTCGGTAATAAAACTAAAATCAAAGTCGTGAAAAACAAGGTTGCACCGCCATTCCGTCAAGCGGAAGTTGATATTATGTATGGTCAAGGTATTTCGCAGGAAGGTGAAATCATTGATATGGGTGCAGAACTGGATATCGTCCTGAAAAGTGGTTCTTGGTATTCATACAATGAAGAACGTGTTGGACAAGGACGGGAAAACGCGAAGATGTTCTTGAAAGAAAATCAAGATATCGCTCTGGAGATTTCTCAGAAAATCAGGGATCATTATAATCTTGATGGAGAGCATGAGCTACCACCAGAGGAAGCGGAAGAGGAACATTTTGAATTGCTTGATTAATGGTAGGAAAAGGCCTAAGCTATTTGCTTAGGCCTTTTCCATAAATATTATGAAGTGGAAAGTGCGGAATTTTCAGCGAATT
This genomic stretch from Peribacillus muralis harbors:
- the recA gene encoding recombinase RecA, translated to MSDRQAALDMALKQIEKQFGKGSIMKLGEQSDRRISTISSGSLALDVALGVGGYPRGRVIEIYGPESSGKTTVALHAIAEVQKTGGTAAFIDAEHALDPAYSQKLGVNIDELLLSQPDTGEQALEIAEALVRSGAVDIIVIDSVAALVPKAEIEGEMGDSHMGLQARMMSQALRKLSGAINKSNTIAIFINQVREKIGVMFGNPETTPGGRALKFYSTVRLEVRRAEQLKQGNEIVGNKTKIKVVKNKVAPPFRQAEVDIMYGQGISQEGEIIDMGAELDIVLKSGSWYSYNEERVGQGRENAKMFLKENQDIALEISQKIRDHYNLDGEHELPPEEAEEEHFELLD